In one window of Palaemon carinicauda isolate YSFRI2023 chromosome 2, ASM3689809v2, whole genome shotgun sequence DNA:
- the LOC137618629 gene encoding uncharacterized protein, translating to MLGLYIILILDIDDERKSLVELKKLIYQLSYMDNCAIAFDSSAELEWAFKQVKGIFEPYQFRLQQFITNYSNLQEIIDSENEVKTDRNVKLLGLVWDREKDCLSTKPINLDIKANTKREVLHTTASQYDLYNFNGLLLNRSRLFLHILQCDQQLSWDQALDKERSREWQNIAKQASAAPVIKVPRFAGSRDDTYKLIAYSDSSKCIFGVVIYIQCISTGKLSFAFAKKNRMVGKNLQYKSMLSLELQSFALAVECLLDLYQEFLGPSCIKPIKIQELRVYSDSLVALSWIYSYTHNLDNLQKCSVFVKNRLHEISELCLKQPDLFSFVSGEENPRDCITRSLSYRSLMKTNYLTGPDLVNAPRMEHSKDTLEFVVPDPKMDIQIPVNSLGAYISSKDKEIEHFQMTSIVSGFHRLILINRNVLLFVNKLKIKVMARDPNKFNHLKAFHFFFFFAEASRLLLSRDQGCYFAEELEYFNSSERLLKDVPRILGQLNIYIDKEGLLRVRSKLSRLKDEGRYRFPILLSKDSTLTKLIIRDYHERFAHEGVYSVLSEMRKMFWVSKSFSTVKKVLKSFVVCRRFNERAIKLNQNSY from the coding sequence ATGTTAGGTTTGTATATAATTTTGATCCTCGATATTGATGATGAAAGAAAGTCTCTGGTTGAACttaaaaaactgatatatcagttgagttatatggacaactgtgccattgcttttgattcttctgctgaacttgaatgggcctttaaacaggttaaaggtatttttgaaccctaccagtttaggttacaacagttcataacaaattATTCTAATTTGCAAGAAATCATAGATTCAGAGAATGAGGTTAAGACTGATAGGAACGTAAAGTTGCTTGGTTTAGTGTGGGATCGGGAAAAGGATTGTTTATCCACCAAGCCCATAAATCTTGACATTAAGGCCAATACCAAGAGGGAGGTTTTACATACTACTGCGTCTCagtatgatctttataattttaatggccTTTTACTTAATAGAAGCAGGCTCTTCCTACACATATTACAATGTGATCAACAATTGAGTTGGGATCAAGCACTGGATAAAGAACGTTCGAGAGAATGGCAAAATATTGCTAAGCAAGCAAGTGCTGCTCCTGTCATTAAAGTTCCCAGGTTTGCTGGAAGCAGAGATGACACTTACAAGCTGATAGCTTATTCTGACAGTAGCAAATGTATATTTGGAGTagtgatatacatacagtgtatttccacaggtaagctaagttttgcttttgcaaaaaaaaatcgtATGGTAGGAAAAAACCTTCAATATAAAAGTATGCTTTCCCTTGAACTACAAAGTTTTGCCTTAGCAGTGGAATGTCTCTTAGATTTATACCAAGAATTTTTGGGTCCCTCTTGCATCAAACCTATTAAGATTCAGGAATTAAGGGTTTATTCAGATAGCCTTGTAGCTTTATCTTGGATATATTCTTACACTCACAATCTTGATAACCTACAGAAATGTTCTGTGTTTGTGAAGAACAGGTTACACGAGATTAGTGAACTGTGCTTAAAACAACCAGATCTATTTTCCTTTGTATCTGGAGAAGAAAATCCTAGGGATTGTATTACACGTAGTCTCTCTTATAGATCACTCATGAAAACTAACTACCTTACAGGTCCAGACCTTGTAAATGCTCCAAGAATGGAACATAGTAAGGATACTTTGGAGTTTGTGGTACCAGATCCCAAAATGGATATTCAGataccagtaaacagtttgggtgcctacattagtagtaaggataaagaaattgaacattttcagatgaCTTCAATAGTTTCTggctttcatagattaattttgattaatcgcaatgttttattgtttgtcaataagctgaaaattaaggtgatggctagggatcctaacaaatttaaccatttaaaggcttttcattttttttttttttttgcagaggctaGTAGATTGTTGCTGTCCAGAGACCAGGGATGTTATTTCGCTgaagaacttgaatattttaactctagtgaacgtttactgaaggacgtgccaagaatacttggacaacttaatatttatattgacaaagaaggactgttaagagtacgaagtaagctgtccagactaaaagatgaagggaggtataggtttcctattttgttgtctaaGGATAGCACTTTAACTAAATTGATTATCAGAGATTATCATGAACGGTTTGCTCATGAAGGTGTGTATTCTGTCTTATCAGAGATGCGTAAAATGTTTTGGGTGTCAAAGTCTTTTTCTACAGTTAAAAAGGTGTTGAAGTCTTTTGTTGTGTGTCGACGTTTTAATGAAAGGGCAATCAAGCTTAACCAGAACTCTTACTGA